The sequence below is a genomic window from Pongo abelii isolate AG06213 chromosome 15, NHGRI_mPonAbe1-v2.0_pri, whole genome shotgun sequence.
CTCAGTGTATCTCATACAATATCTGGGACAtgattatactaaaaaattatgagttgtttatctgaaattttaatttagcGGGACggtgtgtatttttatttgctaaatctggcaactttTGGGGTTGGGGTTTGGGGCCCGGCAACCTTTGGGGTGGGAGGTCTTTGTGTAGAGCCCAATCTGCCCGCCAAGGCCCACTCACCGGAGAAGAACTGGCTGATGGAGGTGGGCAGGAGCGTCAGGAAGGCCAAGGGGTGGGCGAAGGAGATGGAAAGGACAGCGGAGATGTAGGCCACGCCGGCCACCATGGAGTAGAGGCAGGCCAGGGAGGTGTAGAGGCAGAACAGGACGAAGTTGCGCATGTTCCTGCTGCCGATGCAGTTGCCGGTGAAGAAACAGTGATGGTCGTGCCTCAGGGTGACTCTGGCGCACACGCGGCAGAAGTGGGTGCTAGGTGAGGGGCATGGAGTCTTCCTGGCCGAGGCCCCCTGGCAGGCCCCCAGGTCGTCTGGGGAGTTCTGGATGACAAGGACGTAATTGCCCAGGGCGTTGGCCGAGAGGAATAGGAAGAGCGCCCCGTGGAGCAGGGCAGGCGAGAAGAGCCGGGCGGCCGCGGGGTCCTCACGCATGCTGGGCAGGAAGAGGAAGAGCTGCAGCACGAAGGTCACCAGGGAGATGCACAAGAAgtaggcgggagccaccacgttGAGCAGCCGCAGGGCCAGCATCCTCGATTACATTCCTGCGGGGCCCAGGGTGAGAAGAGGACTGACTGACTGCGGCGTCCAGGGGGCGCCCTCGCGCGCTCCTCCGTGCCGCGCGTCTGGGGCACTGCACGCGACTCCACGCCCCCAACCCCCTGTCCCGCGGATTTCCCCTCCCCAGTTCCCTAACCCCGGATCAAGCAGGCCAGAGACCCGAGCCCGCAGCGGCCTCGGGTCTAGGCCCTACCTGGGGATGCGTTGCCTGGGGTTTTGAGCGAGCTCGGCGCCTTGGCGCGGCAGAGTCTGGCACAGGAGGGACGGACTCGTTTGCAGTCTATAGGAGTTGTGAGGGTGGGGGGCACCGGGGGATAGGACTCCTCCCCTCTGTGGCTGTGGAAACAAGCCCAGGTTTGGGATTTCTGGTTCAGACCTCCCtaggaggagaaagggaaggatttGGGGTCGGGGGCGGGGAATCAGCGGCATTTGACCTGCTGGAAATCCTGCTTCACACTCCCCTTTCTCCGTCCCTGcgcccccacccacacacacatcttGGGCAGCACTCAGGGACCTCACCGGTTACCCAAGGCTCTTTGGAGGTATGTGTGCGTGCGGGACcacgatgtgtgtgtgtgtccttgtctGTGACTCTGTACGTGTAATCTGTGTGCGCTTGTGTAtctgtatttgtgtatgtatatatccgCGAGTACAGACACGCAGTATCTGCTACCtagctttaaaaaatcaattagaaCAATCGATACACTCACACTCGCTCTTGGGCACCGGGTGAGGTGGGGGCGCAGCCAGAATACCTGTGTCAGCGGGTCCTGGCCAGCACATCTCTCCAACGCTGGCTGCCCGGGCTATTTCTTCGCAAAGAGCGTTTTCATTTGAGGCGAAATTAAAATCCCCCCTTCGCGCCCGCCTCCCGCCCTCCTGCTGAGAGAAACCCAAACAACCCTCATGGAGCCGAAATCCTTTACATGCCGACAAGCCCGCCCTGGGCGCACGAGTGGATGCTTGGCCAGCCTTTCCTGGGATCGACCTCGCCGCCGTGCTCAGCCCTCACCGcgtccccatcccaccccacgcCTCACAGCCGGGGTTCCTGGCCAGCTTCGGAAGCCACCGAGAAATAGGATTCCGTGCGCCCGAGAGAACTTTTCCAGGGGCTAAGGAATCGGCCAGCCGGAGGCGCGAGAAAAGTTCTGGGAAGGCGGTTGCACCTAGGGTGGGTGGATGCCACGGGGCCTCCGTTCAGGCTGTCCCGTCCGCACGGGTCGACTGGTCACCTTGGAATCCCCTTTGCAGGTCCCAGCGCCCCCCGGGAACCCGCAGCCTCCGCGGAGAGCGTGGGCCTCTCCCTGACGCTGGGGCGCAGGGCAGTGCACGCCTGAGGGTGGTCGCCCGGGGCTGGGCACCGCCCCCAGTCCTGCGCCGCCGGGGGCTGCGGCGGTGCTGCCCACCCCAGAGAGCCCTCGGCCTGGGGCTCCGGCGAAGCAAGTGCCTTCCCCGCGCCGGTCGCCAGGGGGGCGCGGGAGCAGCCAGATGCGCCGCAGCCCTGGGAAGGCGGCGAAGGACAGGGGCTAGGGGAGTGAGGGGCGCTCGGCAGGCAGCCTCAGCCCTGGCCCTGCGCGGGAGAAGGGACAGCAGAGACCGCCCGTGGGGCCCCGGGGCGTAGGGAGCTGTCCGTTCAGCCCTGGCGCCCGCCTCGCCCGCGGCAGAGGGCGGCACAGCCGGAGCCTTGGAGAGACCGGCAGCGCCGGCGGCCGCGGGCTTCTCGGCCACTGCCTCCCGGACGCATGGGAAGCCGccccccgcgccgccgccgccgcactGCCGCCGCCGCAGAGGGGTGAGGAAATCAACTCACCGAGCTCTGGTCGCCGACAAGAGGAGCCCCGGACGCCGGCTGTCGCCCTGCCCGAGGCTGTAAAGTTGTGGGCTCGGCCCGGCTGGCTCGCAGCCTGCGCTTCGCTTCGGGAACTGGGCAGGTAGCGGGgatgtggggaggagggagcggGCAGCTGCTGGCTTCCCACTTGGGCGCCAGCGAGTAAGGGCCAGGAAGCGGCGGGGATGGCAGCTGGGCACCCCCCAGCCCCGCCACCCCTCCCTCCGCTCCTGGGGGCGGTGCTCTGGCCGCCAGTCTCAGCTTCGTGGActtgccccctcctcccctctcgaTTCCCCTAGAGCGGGCTGGGGCGCCCTGCCTGGTTTCAGCTGCCCGTTCCAGCTAGGAGATTGGGATTCAGCCCTGATGTGGATTCTCCAGCCATCATCCTGCCCTTCCCTCTCGGCTATGTCCCACGACCTTCCCTGCTCTCCACTCGGACTGAAGGAACCCTGGGGGTTTGAGAGGTCAGCTTGCCAGGGCAACACCCATGAAGATCAGTGTCATCTCCTCGGAAGGGCTGTGTACAGAGGGTTGG
It includes:
- the ZDHHC22 gene encoding palmitoyltransferase ZDHHC22: MLALRLLNVVAPAYFLCISLVTFVLQLFLFLPSMREDPAAARLFSPALLHGALFLFLSANALGNYVLVIQNSPDDLGACQGASARKTPCPSPSTHFCRVCARVTLRHDHHCFFTGNCIGSRNMRNFVLFCLYTSLACLYSMVAGVAYISAVLSISFAHPLAFLTLLPTSISQFFSGAVLGSEMFVILMLYLWFAIGLACAGFCCHQLLLILRGQTRHQVRKGVAVRARPWRKNLQEVFGKRWLLGLLVPMFNVGSESSKQQDK